One Neisseria sicca genomic region harbors:
- a CDS encoding BolA family protein, with translation MDMREAIEGRLKTLNPVFFDFQDDSHLHAGHSGNKGGGHYTVVVVSEAFGGVSRLNRQRTIKTLLHDLFSEGLIHALSIKAATPDEYFH, from the coding sequence ATGGATATGCGTGAAGCTATTGAAGGTCGTCTGAAAACGCTGAATCCTGTTTTTTTTGACTTTCAGGATGACAGCCACCTGCATGCGGGCCACTCGGGAAACAAAGGAGGCGGGCATTATACGGTCGTAGTCGTCAGCGAAGCTTTCGGCGGCGTCAGCCGTCTTAACCGCCAACGCACCATTAAAACCTTACTTCACGATCTGTTTTCCGAAGGGCTGATTCACGCATTGAGCATCAAAGCGGCCACTCCGGACGAATACTTCCACTAA
- a CDS encoding peptidylprolyl isomerase, giving the protein MKKKYLISMLMTALVSGSLSAQTLVTVNGQTIDSSVIDAQVAALRAANNKIPDSPELRRELTERQVINTVVSQEAKRLKLDQSAEFKQALEHARTDAKKQGADKKAHFKTEWAAFESDLLGQAYAIHVLRQNPVQEKDVKTAYDNFSNFYKGTQEVQLGEIITRTQADAQKAISDLNAKKSFASVLKQYSIDERAKQAGGIQQGYVPLKDLQEAVPPLYAAVKDLKKGAHTTTPLQDSDVYAVFYVNDRRDVKLPSYDESKSSIAQDLQASRVDEALQSLLQKATIK; this is encoded by the coding sequence ATGAAGAAAAAATATCTCATCTCTATGCTGATGACTGCTCTGGTTTCCGGCAGCCTTTCTGCCCAAACCTTAGTTACAGTTAATGGACAAACCATCGACAGCAGCGTCATTGATGCCCAAGTTGCCGCGCTGCGTGCAGCAAACAACAAAATTCCCGATTCTCCCGAGCTGCGCAGAGAACTGACCGAGCGCCAAGTCATCAATACCGTCGTATCACAAGAAGCCAAACGCCTGAAACTCGACCAAAGCGCCGAATTCAAACAAGCTTTGGAACATGCCCGTACGGACGCCAAAAAACAAGGTGCCGATAAAAAAGCTCATTTCAAAACCGAATGGGCGGCATTTGAAAGCGATTTACTTGGACAAGCTTATGCGATTCACGTCCTCCGTCAAAATCCTGTCCAAGAAAAAGACGTCAAAACCGCTTACGATAATTTCAGCAACTTCTACAAAGGCACTCAAGAAGTACAACTGGGCGAAATTATTACCCGCACCCAAGCGGATGCCCAAAAAGCCATTTCTGATTTAAATGCCAAGAAAAGCTTTGCCTCCGTCCTGAAGCAATATTCAATAGATGAACGCGCCAAACAAGCGGGCGGCATCCAGCAAGGTTATGTTCCCTTAAAAGATTTGCAGGAGGCTGTTCCCCCGCTCTATGCCGCAGTTAAAGATTTGAAAAAAGGCGCGCACACTACAACGCCTCTGCAAGACAGCGACGTATATGCCGTCTTCTATGTCAACGACCGTCGGGATGTAAAGCTTCCGTCTTATGACGAATCTAAAAGCAGTATAGCCCAAGACCTGCAAGCCTCCCGCGTCGATGAAGCACTCCAATCTCTGTTGCAAAAAGCCACAATTAAATAA
- a CDS encoding peptidyl-prolyl cis-trans isomerase — MKYQTAAAVIMATAVAGFAVAKAPDIDPARIDSEVARILKQAEQRPESKQQPDGKAIRQEVVKHLQSIEILKNAALKAGLDKDPEVRNQFLTMEAEFYAAQYADYLKRTAEISNAELLKFYDQQTRMIKIQQVSFDTPEEARAAQELLLKGLSFEELTKRYPNQQPAFEDFVMARQLRQPLADILGPMNRGEVTHNPVEIENKFFLFKISEVQKDPQAPPFDLIRDQLTQLLKEDKAQQQIHQLLRENGIEQ, encoded by the coding sequence ATGAAATACCAAACTGCCGCCGCAGTCATCATGGCGACGGCTGTTGCCGGATTCGCTGTTGCCAAAGCGCCTGATATTGATCCGGCACGCATAGACAGCGAAGTCGCCCGCATTCTCAAGCAAGCCGAACAGCGTCCTGAATCCAAGCAGCAGCCTGACGGCAAAGCAATCCGCCAAGAAGTCGTCAAACACTTGCAAAGCATTGAAATTCTCAAAAATGCCGCACTCAAAGCCGGATTGGATAAAGACCCCGAGGTCCGCAACCAATTCCTCACTATGGAAGCGGAATTTTACGCGGCGCAATATGCCGACTATCTGAAGCGCACTGCCGAAATCAGCAATGCTGAATTATTGAAGTTTTACGATCAGCAAACCCGTATGATCAAGATTCAGCAGGTTAGCTTCGATACGCCCGAAGAAGCACGAGCAGCACAAGAATTGCTCTTGAAAGGCTTGTCATTTGAAGAATTGACAAAACGATATCCGAATCAGCAACCCGCATTTGAAGATTTCGTCATGGCAAGGCAGCTGCGCCAACCGCTTGCAGATATCTTGGGGCCAATGAATCGGGGAGAGGTAACTCACAATCCTGTTGAAATTGAAAACAAGTTCTTCCTGTTTAAAATCAGCGAAGTACAAAAAGACCCTCAAGCACCGCCGTTTGATCTGATTCGCGATCAACTCACCCAGCTGCTGAAAGAAGATAAAGCCCAACAGCAAATTCACCAGCTATTGCGTGAAAACGGTATCGAGCAATAA
- a CDS encoding NnrS family protein translates to MTAFFKHPVWAMAFRPFYSLAALYGALSILLWGFGYTGTPELSNFYWHAHEMIWGYAGLVVIAFLLTAVATWTGQPPTRGGVLAGLTAFWLAARIAVFIPGWGATASGILGTLFFWYGAVCMALPVIRSKNKRNYVAVFAIIVLGCTHAAFHFQLHAGNASALLSGLQSGLIMVSGFIGLIGMRIISFFTSKRLNVPQIPSPMWVAHASLWLPMLTAMLMAHHALPWLSSAFAFAAGVIFTVQVYRWWYKAVLKEPMLWILFAGYLFTGLGLIAIGASYFHGSFLNLGVHLIGVGGIGVLTLGMMARTALGHTGNSIYPPPKSVPVAFWLMIAATVIRIIATFVSGTGYTHSIRTSAVLFALSLLLYAWKYIPWLIRPRLDGKPG, encoded by the coding sequence ATGACCGCCTTTTTCAAACACCCTGTTTGGGCAATGGCATTCCGCCCGTTTTACTCGCTGGCGGCACTATACGGCGCACTCTCCATCCTGCTTTGGGGCTTCGGCTATACGGGTACGCCCGAGTTGTCCAATTTTTATTGGCACGCCCATGAGATGATCTGGGGCTATGCCGGACTCGTCGTCATTGCCTTCCTATTGACCGCCGTTGCCACTTGGACGGGACAGCCGCCCACGCGCGGAGGCGTTTTGGCAGGATTGACCGCATTTTGGTTGGCGGCAAGGATTGCCGTTTTCATTCCGGGCTGGGGTGCAACCGCCAGCGGCATACTCGGCACGCTGTTTTTTTGGTACGGCGCAGTTTGCATGGCATTGCCCGTCATCCGTTCCAAAAACAAACGCAACTACGTCGCTGTATTCGCTATCATCGTCCTAGGCTGTACACACGCCGCATTCCACTTCCAACTGCATGCCGGAAACGCATCTGCACTGCTCAGCGGGCTGCAGTCTGGTCTGATTATGGTCTCAGGCTTTATCGGCCTTATCGGTATGCGGATTATTTCCTTCTTTACCTCCAAACGCCTGAATGTTCCGCAAATCCCCAGCCCGATGTGGGTCGCTCACGCGTCCCTCTGGTTGCCCATGCTGACTGCCATGCTGATGGCGCACCATGCCCTGCCTTGGCTTTCATCTGCTTTTGCCTTTGCAGCGGGCGTGATCTTTACCGTACAGGTTTACCGCTGGTGGTATAAAGCCGTTCTGAAAGAACCGATGCTGTGGATTTTGTTCGCAGGCTATTTATTCACAGGATTGGGATTGATTGCCATCGGTGCTTCCTACTTCCACGGCTCTTTCCTTAATCTTGGCGTACATCTCATCGGCGTCGGTGGCATCGGCGTCCTGACATTGGGCATGATGGCGCGCACTGCGCTCGGACATACCGGCAACTCCATCTATCCGCCGCCCAAATCCGTACCCGTCGCCTTTTGGCTGATGATAGCCGCCACTGTCATCCGCATCATTGCAACCTTCGTCAGCGGCACCGGTTACACCCACAGCATCCGTACTTCCGCAGTCTTGTTTGCCCTGTCCTTGCTGCTTTACGCATGGAAATACATCCCTTGGCTCATCCGCCCGCGTTTGGACGGTAAACCGGGTTAA
- a CDS encoding hemerythrin domain-containing protein, with the protein MKPLKRHPALIELSREHHHALSLCVRLLRAPAESHQTELEAHFLELEPHFVEEETMFAPHWQNIPVAMRERFEAEHAKLRSMMANPEYLNEAWNKDFAVTLRDHARFEERELFPAVEPFLPEPEGI; encoded by the coding sequence ATGAAGCCGTTAAAACGCCATCCAGCACTTATCGAACTTTCCCGCGAACACCATCACGCCCTTTCACTCTGCGTCCGCCTCCTGCGCGCGCCTGCTGAAAGCCATCAAACAGAGCTTGAAGCCCATTTCCTTGAATTGGAACCGCATTTTGTCGAAGAAGAAACCATGTTCGCCCCGCATTGGCAGAATATTCCCGTTGCAATGCGCGAACGTTTCGAAGCCGAACACGCCAAACTGCGCAGTATGATGGCAAATCCTGAATATCTTAACGAAGCATGGAATAAGGACTTTGCCGTTACCCTACGCGACCATGCCCGTTTTGAGGAGCGCGAACTGTTCCCCGCAGTCGAGCCGTTTCTGCCGGAACCCGAAGGAATCTGA
- a CDS encoding Rrf2 family transcriptional regulator, with translation MYLTQHTDYGLRVLIYAAINDDSLVNIGTIAEAYNISKSHLMKVVTALVKGGFLTSIRGKGGGLRLADTPDKINVGAVVRHLEPMQVVECMGENNECLITPSCRLTGILGGAIKAFFAHLDGFTLQDLLNKPTYDLLYEPKIEIVVEKTDDKSA, from the coding sequence ATGTATCTGACGCAACATACGGATTATGGTCTGCGGGTATTGATTTATGCGGCCATAAACGACGATTCGTTAGTCAATATCGGAACCATTGCCGAAGCCTATAACATTTCAAAAAGTCATTTGATGAAAGTCGTTACCGCGCTTGTCAAAGGCGGATTTCTGACCAGCATAAGAGGGAAAGGAGGCGGACTGCGTCTTGCCGACACACCCGATAAAATCAATGTCGGCGCGGTCGTTCGCCATCTTGAACCCATGCAGGTTGTCGAATGCATGGGGGAAAACAACGAATGCCTGATTACACCGTCTTGCCGTCTTACCGGCATTTTGGGCGGAGCGATTAAGGCTTTCTTTGCGCATTTGGACGGGTTTACTTTGCAGGATCTGCTCAATAAACCAACCTACGATTTGCTATACGAACCCAAAATCGAAATCGTTGTCGAAAAAACAGACGATAAATCGGCATAA
- a CDS encoding energy transducer TonB — translation MNKDRILIPVAVITVSLLHAGLIALLWETYKPLIPEMANIEFVDLADLGGGDGGGDGTPEGEGAPAAPEKTPEPQKPKPQPKPKPVEQPKPQFKPVITKKADADIQQPKEKPKPVEKPKPEPKPEPKPEPKPEPKPEPRPEPKPQPKPESKPAPKASDYTSSSKTGPNTAENGKGNGQGKAPHGDSKGNGGGNKGPGNGQGEGSGPGSGGNKGEHGSGSGSGGGSGGGNGPGTGPGSSRANPVKGGTCHIPKPPYPPIAAENGDTGTVMLSVLVGPGGKVAEVKILKRSGSNALDQAARKAVKNGACNASVWTEFRVPVSFTLE, via the coding sequence ATGAATAAAGACCGAATTTTAATCCCAGTAGCCGTCATTACCGTATCATTGCTTCACGCGGGCTTGATTGCGCTTTTGTGGGAAACATATAAACCGCTTATACCGGAAATGGCAAATATTGAGTTTGTCGATTTGGCGGATTTAGGTGGTGGCGACGGAGGTGGAGACGGCACCCCCGAAGGCGAAGGTGCGCCTGCCGCTCCCGAAAAAACACCCGAACCGCAAAAACCTAAGCCACAGCCTAAACCCAAACCGGTCGAACAGCCCAAACCACAGTTTAAGCCGGTCATAACAAAAAAAGCGGATGCTGATATCCAGCAGCCGAAAGAGAAGCCCAAGCCGGTTGAAAAACCAAAGCCAGAGCCAAAACCAGAACCCAAACCGGAACCTAAGCCTGAACCTAAACCCGAACCACGTCCAGAGCCTAAACCCCAACCCAAACCAGAATCCAAGCCTGCACCTAAAGCCTCGGACTACACCAGCAGCAGTAAAACCGGGCCGAATACTGCGGAAAACGGTAAAGGCAACGGACAAGGTAAAGCTCCTCATGGCGACAGCAAAGGAAACGGCGGAGGCAACAAAGGCCCTGGTAACGGACAAGGTGAAGGCAGCGGCCCCGGCAGTGGTGGCAACAAAGGCGAACATGGTTCAGGTAGTGGCAGTGGAGGAGGTTCCGGCGGTGGAAATGGCCCTGGAACAGGACCGGGTAGTAGTAGAGCCAATCCCGTTAAAGGCGGCACTTGCCATATTCCTAAACCGCCATATCCGCCTATAGCGGCAGAAAACGGAGATACAGGTACAGTTATGCTGAGTGTCTTGGTTGGCCCAGGAGGAAAAGTTGCTGAAGTTAAAATTTTAAAACGCAGTGGCTCCAATGCTCTTGACCAAGCTGCGCGTAAAGCAGTTAAAAATGGTGCTTGCAATGCCTCTGTCTGGACTGAATTCCGAGTCCCGGTCTCTTTTACTCTTGAGTAA
- a CDS encoding MotA/TolQ/ExbB proton channel family protein, whose protein sequence is MDLKTIFESGDFVLISVFVLMLVMSIVTWCLIILRSIKLKKAKTANALVKTQMLNAFTLTEAVQKVKDIDAPMSRVADESLRAYQSYRQSNAKTLTTELPLNEYLVIQIRNSMEQNMRQFDYGMTALASIGSTAPFIGLFGTVWGIYHALINIGQSGQMSIAAVAGPIGEALVSTAIGLFVAIPAVLAYNFLNRGKKTLSQDMDAFAHDLHVRLLNQKD, encoded by the coding sequence ATGGATTTAAAAACAATATTCGAATCAGGCGATTTTGTTCTGATCAGTGTATTCGTGTTGATGTTAGTGATGAGCATCGTGACTTGGTGCCTGATTATCCTGCGCTCCATCAAACTGAAAAAAGCTAAAACCGCCAACGCACTCGTTAAAACGCAAATGCTTAATGCCTTTACGCTTACCGAAGCCGTGCAAAAAGTGAAAGATATTGATGCACCAATGAGCCGTGTAGCGGACGAATCCCTGCGTGCCTACCAAAGCTATCGTCAAAGCAATGCGAAAACACTTACTACCGAGCTGCCTTTGAATGAATACCTCGTCATTCAAATCCGAAACAGCATGGAACAAAACATGCGCCAGTTCGATTACGGCATGACTGCTTTGGCATCCATCGGTTCAACTGCCCCGTTTATCGGCTTGTTCGGTACGGTTTGGGGGATTTACCATGCCTTAATCAATATCGGTCAAAGCGGTCAAATGAGTATTGCCGCGGTAGCCGGTCCGATTGGTGAGGCGTTGGTATCAACCGCCATCGGTTTGTTTGTCGCCATTCCTGCCGTCTTGGCGTATAACTTCCTCAACCGCGGTAAGAAAACCCTCTCTCAAGATATGGACGCTTTCGCACACGATTTACACGTCCGCCTGTTGAATCAAAAGGACTAA
- a CDS encoding ExbD/TolR family protein: MAFGSMNSGDDAPMSDINVTPLVDVMLVLLIVFMITMPVLTHSIPLELPSASENAAKQKEKQPKDPLRLTIDVNGNYYIDGDSATKADINTVTSRLKTEKQKNANTIVAISADKAVEYEYVNKALEAAREAGITKIGFVTETKAQ, translated from the coding sequence ATGGCATTCGGCTCTATGAATTCCGGCGATGATGCACCGATGTCAGACATCAACGTTACGCCTTTGGTCGACGTGATGTTGGTACTGTTGATCGTTTTCATGATCACCATGCCCGTATTGACCCACTCGATTCCTTTGGAACTGCCGTCCGCTTCAGAAAATGCAGCGAAGCAGAAGGAAAAGCAGCCTAAAGACCCCCTGCGCCTGACCATAGATGTTAATGGCAACTATTACATCGATGGTGATTCTGCAACCAAAGCGGATATTAATACGGTCACTTCCCGACTGAAAACTGAAAAGCAGAAAAACGCCAATACCATCGTTGCCATTTCGGCAGACAAGGCCGTTGAATACGAATATGTCAACAAAGCCCTCGAAGCCGCCCGCGAAGCAGGTATTACCAAAATCGGCTTTGTGACCGAAACTAAAGCACAATAA
- a CDS encoding cytochrome c1, which translates to MKHTLKNWFAALLLAVPMSAAVASGGGHYEKVEIDLRDQVSLQRGAQIFTNYCLSCHSASGMRFNRLKDIGLTDEEIKKNLMFTTDNVGDVMLAAMNPKDAAKWFGAAPPDLTLIARSKGADYLYAYMRGFYKDPTRPNGWNNVVFDKVGMPHPLWEQQGVQAVELDAKGQPVMVKDEHGELKPKLYWESTGAHSRRLPNGKVVQTEYDAYVRDLVNYLVYMGEPAQLQRKRTGYIVLMFLLAVMLPLAYFLKKEYWKDVH; encoded by the coding sequence ATGAAACATACCCTGAAAAACTGGTTTGCTGCCTTGTTATTGGCAGTGCCTATGAGTGCCGCCGTCGCCAGCGGTGGCGGACACTATGAAAAAGTCGAGATTGACCTGCGCGACCAAGTCAGCTTGCAGCGCGGTGCTCAAATTTTCACCAACTACTGCTTATCCTGCCACTCGGCAAGCGGTATGCGCTTCAACCGTCTGAAAGACATCGGTTTGACTGATGAAGAAATCAAGAAAAACCTGATGTTTACGACAGACAACGTTGGTGATGTCATGTTGGCGGCGATGAATCCTAAAGATGCTGCCAAATGGTTTGGTGCGGCTCCTCCGGATCTGACGCTGATTGCCCGTTCTAAAGGCGCGGATTATCTGTATGCCTATATGCGCGGCTTCTATAAAGATCCGACCCGTCCGAACGGTTGGAACAATGTCGTATTCGACAAAGTCGGCATGCCTCATCCCTTGTGGGAGCAACAAGGCGTTCAAGCGGTTGAGCTGGATGCAAAAGGTCAGCCGGTCATGGTGAAAGACGAACATGGCGAATTGAAACCCAAGCTCTATTGGGAATCTACCGGCGCGCACAGCCGTCGTTTGCCAAACGGCAAAGTCGTCCAAACAGAGTACGATGCTTATGTACGCGATTTGGTGAACTATTTGGTTTACATGGGTGAACCGGCGCAACTCCAGCGCAAACGTACAGGCTATATCGTGTTGATGTTCTTGCTTGCAGTGATGCTGCCTCTGGCATACTTCCTGAAAAAAGAATATTGGAAAGACGTTCATTAA
- a CDS encoding cytochrome b — protein MANQTNSKAKALLDWTDARFPLSKMWNEHLAQYYAPKNFNFWYYFGSLALLVLVIQIVSGIFLTMNYKPDGNLNAYHLPAAFTAVEYIMRDVSGGWIIRYMHSTGASFFFIVVYLHMFRGLIYGSYKKPRELVWIFGSLIFLALMAEAFMGYLLPWGQMSFWGAQVIINLFSAIPVIGPDLSTWIRGDFNVSDVTLNRFFALHVIAVPLVLLGLVVAHIIALHEVGSNNPDGVEIKKLKDENGVPLDGIPFHPYYTVKDILGVVVFLIVFCSVLFFAPEGGGYFLEAPNFDAANALKTPPHIAPVWYFTPFYAILRAIPSFLGTQVWGVIGMGAAVVLIALLPWLDKGEVKSVRYRGPIFKIALVLFIIAFIGLGILGAMVATETRTLVARILSFVYFAFFLGMPFYTKLDTNKPVPERVTMSTTKQKIMFFVYVGITAVGAYLFATNI, from the coding sequence ATGGCAAACCAAACCAATAGCAAAGCAAAAGCATTGTTAGACTGGACGGACGCTCGTTTCCCTCTGTCTAAAATGTGGAACGAGCATTTGGCTCAATACTACGCGCCGAAGAACTTCAACTTCTGGTACTACTTCGGCTCTTTGGCGCTGCTCGTCCTCGTGATTCAAATCGTCAGCGGTATCTTCCTGACCATGAACTACAAACCGGACGGCAACCTGAATGCCTATCATCTGCCTGCTGCCTTTACCGCAGTAGAGTACATCATGCGCGACGTGTCCGGCGGCTGGATTATCCGCTACATGCATTCTACCGGCGCATCTTTCTTCTTCATCGTCGTATATCTGCACATGTTCCGCGGCCTGATTTACGGTTCGTACAAAAAACCGCGCGAATTGGTGTGGATTTTCGGTTCCCTGATTTTCTTGGCATTGATGGCCGAAGCCTTTATGGGCTACCTGCTGCCTTGGGGTCAAATGTCCTTCTGGGGCGCGCAGGTGATTATTAACCTGTTCTCCGCCATCCCTGTTATCGGTCCTGATTTATCCACTTGGATTCGCGGCGACTTCAACGTTTCCGACGTTACCCTGAACCGCTTCTTCGCACTGCACGTTATTGCCGTACCGCTGGTGTTGCTCGGTTTGGTCGTGGCACACATCATCGCCTTGCACGAAGTGGGTTCGAACAACCCTGACGGCGTGGAAATCAAGAAACTCAAAGATGAAAACGGCGTTCCGCTCGACGGCATTCCTTTCCATCCGTACTACACCGTCAAAGACATCTTGGGCGTTGTCGTATTCCTGATTGTTTTCTGCTCCGTATTGTTCTTCGCCCCTGAAGGCGGCGGCTACTTCCTCGAAGCCCCGAACTTTGACGCGGCAAACGCGCTGAAAACACCGCCGCACATTGCACCGGTATGGTATTTCACCCCGTTCTACGCTATTTTGCGTGCGATTCCTTCATTCCTCGGTACTCAGGTTTGGGGTGTAATCGGTATGGGTGCGGCAGTTGTCCTGATTGCCCTGTTGCCTTGGTTGGATAAAGGTGAAGTGAAATCCGTCCGCTATCGCGGCCCGATTTTCAAAATCGCATTGGTTCTGTTCATCATTGCCTTTATCGGTTTGGGTATTTTGGGTGCGATGGTAGCTACCGAGACCCGTACTTTGGTTGCGCGTATCCTGTCCTTCGTCTATTTTGCATTCTTCCTGGGTATGCCGTTCTATACCAAACTGGATACAAACAAACCGGTTCCGGAACGCGTAACCATGAGCACCACTAAACAAAAAATCATGTTCTTTGTTTATGTCGGTATTACCGCAGTGGGTGCTTACCTGTTTGCAACCAATATCTGA
- the petA gene encoding ubiquinol-cytochrome c reductase iron-sulfur subunit: MDNQEINSGRRRFLTLATCGAGGVAALGVATPFVASFFPSEKAKAAGAAVEIDVSKIESGQMLTAEWQGKPIWVVNRTDQQLKDLKSLNGAVADPNSDADQQPEYAKNETRSIKPNILVAIGICTHLGCSPTYRPDVAPADLGADWKGGFFCPCHGSKFDMAGRVYKGVPAPTNLVVPPYKYLSDTTVLVGED, encoded by the coding sequence ATGGATAATCAAGAAATCAATAGCGGTCGCCGCCGCTTTCTGACGCTGGCTACGTGCGGCGCGGGCGGTGTGGCGGCTTTGGGCGTAGCTACGCCTTTCGTGGCAAGCTTTTTCCCGTCGGAAAAAGCCAAGGCCGCAGGTGCTGCCGTCGAAATCGATGTCAGTAAAATCGAATCCGGACAAATGTTGACTGCCGAATGGCAAGGTAAACCGATTTGGGTGGTTAACCGTACCGATCAGCAGCTCAAAGACCTGAAAAGTTTGAACGGCGCGGTTGCCGACCCTAATTCCGATGCGGATCAACAGCCCGAATATGCTAAAAACGAGACCCGTTCGATTAAGCCGAACATCCTTGTAGCCATCGGTATCTGTACCCACTTGGGCTGCTCGCCGACCTACCGTCCCGACGTTGCCCCTGCGGATTTGGGTGCAGACTGGAAAGGCGGTTTCTTCTGCCCTTGCCACGGTTCGAAATTCGACATGGCAGGCCGCGTATATAAAGGTGTTCCTGCACCGACCAACCTGGTTGTTCCGCCCTACAAATATCTGAGCGATACGACAGTCTTGGTAGGCGAAGACTAA
- a CDS encoding Nif3-like dinuclear metal center hexameric protein — protein MAKRNDILAWCDEVLQVGMFKDYAPNGLQVEGRAEVGKIATSVTASKAAVDFAAEQGADMLLVHHGMFWKSEPVTITGWKKVRIETLLQHQINMAGYHLPLDAHPVLGNNAQLADKLGWEIERQFGEQNLLNIGRLKTPQTLAEWLQHIAAALGRQPVAVGDMSREIKRIAWCTGGAQGFFQTTIDEGVDAYLTGEISESQFHLANETGVAFVSAGHHATERYGIRALGEAVAQHFELEVCHFDEDNPA, from the coding sequence GCGTGGTGCGACGAGGTGTTGCAGGTCGGAATGTTCAAAGACTATGCGCCCAACGGTTTGCAGGTCGAGGGCAGGGCGGAGGTCGGCAAAATAGCGACATCGGTAACGGCAAGCAAAGCGGCGGTCGATTTTGCTGCGGAGCAGGGCGCGGATATGCTTTTGGTGCACCACGGGATGTTTTGGAAAAGCGAACCGGTAACGATTACGGGCTGGAAAAAAGTGCGCATCGAAACATTATTGCAACACCAAATCAATATGGCAGGCTACCACCTGCCGCTGGATGCACACCCTGTGTTGGGCAACAACGCGCAGCTTGCCGATAAGTTGGGTTGGGAAATCGAAAGGCAGTTCGGCGAACAGAACCTGTTGAATATAGGTCGTCTGAAAACGCCGCAGACTTTGGCTGAATGGTTGCAACACATTGCTGCAGCGTTGGGGCGGCAGCCCGTAGCTGTCGGCGATATGTCTCGCGAAATCAAACGCATCGCATGGTGTACCGGCGGTGCGCAAGGATTTTTTCAGACGACCATAGACGAAGGCGTCGATGCTTATCTGACCGGAGAAATCTCGGAATCGCAGTTTCACCTTGCCAATGAAACAGGCGTTGCGTTTGTCAGTGCGGGACACCATGCGACGGAACGTTACGGCATCCGCGCCCTGGGCGAAGCCGTGGCACAGCATTTTGAGTTGGAAGTCTGTCATTTCGACGAAGATAATCCCGCTTAA